A stretch of DNA from Tachysurus vachellii isolate PV-2020 chromosome 4, HZAU_Pvac_v1, whole genome shotgun sequence:
cagaatatatacacatatttctGTTCAAAATTCTTTGTTAACTTTAAACGTATGATTGTCATAGATTAAAGGATTCGTTTATTAACCGAAATGTCTCAGAAAACATGcttatctttgttttttttagtgttagTTTAACACAAACCCACCTATATATAACccatatatacattacacatTATAGATGATATAATTAATATCTTTAATTAAGAAGTCAGCTACATAACTATAAACTTGCTTTCACGTCATCCTGGTTAACGTCACTGCAAAATaagtagtcagtagtcagttATTGTAATCCAGGACTGTTTCTTGTGTGTTATTAATCCACTGAATGTGTGCAAGTCTCAAACACAGCCTTGTATGCAAATCAGCCCTCAGTTTATTACTGCTGAAGGTCATGATAGGAAAATTTTACGAGAAGACGAACTTAAAAACAGGTTTGAATTCAAACTCAGAAGCTGCGGTTCAgtaaatcaagtcaagtcaagaagcttttattgtcatttcaaccatatatagtatagctgttgcagtacacagtgaaatgagacaacgtttctccaggattgtggtgctacataaaacaaaaacagggctCAGggcttagtaagtagtcctagccacattaagtgcaactgtgcaacctggttgCGATAACTTGGTTGTGATAAATTGTGATGTATCGAAGTTTATCTTTCCGGCATCAGACGATATTGATGTTGAATAAGGAACTTAACACGTGTGGGTTTCTTCAAGGGTTCTACAGTTTCCTCTCACCACACAAAAAACACGGCAGTAGGTGGATGGGTGCCTCCAAATTGTCGTTAGGTGTGAATAAGCGTTTGAATCGTGCTTTGTGTTGACATGGCGTCCCTTCTAGTGTGCATCTTTTCCTCACGTCCATTGCTCAACCTTGACTCTGACCAcgataaagttgtttttttttccatgtcaacccgtgtgtgtatataatgtgcaCATACGGCATTTGGTGGACACATTTTCCCAGAACAacttacgtttttttttttcattttttatgcaATTGAGTATTAAgggaacagcagtggactgttgggtgacctgggattcaaacttgtgGTCTTCCaatcagtggtccaacaccGCGTGCCTATATCTTAAAGCTTGAAGAACCATTGTGACAAAGTCAAGTGGTTAACACTATTCAGTCGTCATCTGGTAATCTGGTGTGTGCAACAGCAGGTCCCTCAGGCATGGTATTAAAAAGCGGTTATTACACCTCACAGTGAGCACGTTACTTCCAGTCAGCAGAGAATCCTTAAACAGGGTTGTTGTGTGTCGTCCAACTTCGACTCACACTTGCATTTCGCTTGTATAGGTAATGCAGCTTGGACTGCCACCAGCAGAGACACTACAAGGAAGACTCTTAAAAGCTTTCTGTGTGGTGAGTGAGCTCTTCAGTTATCAATCTACAGGCTGaattttattcaattcattCTCACAGAAGTTTGTGCCCTATATATGATGTGTGGTTAAGTGGTTAAGGTTATGAGTTGTCGATCGgcggatcagggttcaagccccagcactgcagagctgccactgttgggcccttgagcaaggcccttaaccctccctgctcttgaagtgctgtatcatgactgaccctgtgctctgactccaacctccacagttgggatatgtgaagaaagaatttcactgtgctgtcatgtatatgtgacaaactaAAGGCTTCTGGGCAAAactgaagattatttttttttgcttactgtttaattttattgtatGAACCATCGTGTTATGTTGATTAGGTTTCTTTGGTGCTGCTTATTGTACGATGTTCTACACTCAACATCTGCCCCATTACCTTCAGTTCCACAGCCATGTTTAGCTGATGCAGCGCTTTACAAAGCTACAAGCTTAATAACCTACTAGGGTCGAGACAGGAAATGCGAtccatgataaaaaaaattaattacagtCTGCCTTTATAAATCAGCGCTATACACCGTGTTGTTATTCTGAATCAAGAAGCTTTGTGAGAaatcttttgttgttttcttagaCGGTGGTTCTGGGCGTGTTGATGCTCCCGCTGTTGAGGACTGTGGGATTGCGTGCGTTCTCCATGGCAACCGAAGCGTATTCCTCCGGGACTCACTCCGCAGCTTTCGTCACATGCCCCAATGACACTGTGGCCAAAGACCTGGCCAGGTAaaaacaacactacacacacacacacacacacacacacacacacagacacagtattATACATGCAGTATTTCAAATTTGGAGCTGAATACATAATATCTGATAtctagaaatgaaattaaacccAAACCCTTTCACCTTGATGTAATGACCTTGGAACATTCAAGATTGTTTTCATGTTACAGAGGGATAGTGGAGAAGAAACTGGCAGCCTGTGTGAACATAGTGCCCAAAATCACATCAGTGTAAGTAACAGTTCCCAAAATGACAATCTTTTAGAAGCTTTTCCAAAATTAGTGCTTATTCATCCTATTGCTTCTCTTCTGTAGTGTGTCATAATGAGTAGAAAGTCTTCTGCTGCTTCATACCTCTGACTGCCggctttttgactttttttttttggttgtttctGTGTCTTTTTGACTCTCGTTTATGTTTCTCTAGATACGAATGGCAAGGAAAGATCGAAGAAGACAGTGAAGTGTTGTTGGTGAGTTTCATTCAAACTCAAACCCATTTTCAGGTCAAAACGAAACCCACGGCGTTGTCTGATACATGTTCATGTGTTCCAATGTGGTTTCTTTCAGATGATTAAGACAAGGACTACAAAGATCTCTGCTCTCGCAGAATATGTTAGGTGAGCCCGATTTATCTTTAATGAGGcagatgttgttttttgtaatattttacagTCCATCAAtgcttttaaataatgttaatataataataatatacatttcacAGACCCTCTGATCATAATCTTACATGAACTATTCAGATAGTATGCTTTTTTGGTAATGATAAgatagaggccacacccctttcactgagactgacagacacagagaccgcctcctccactgagacagacagacacagagaccacacctccttcactgagacagacagacacagagaccacacctccttcacggAGACTgatagacacagaggccacacccctttcattgagactgacagacactagaccacacccctttcactgagactgacggACACtagaccacacctccatcattgagactgatagacacagagaccacacctccttcacggagactgacagacactagACCACAacccttcactgagactgatagacacagagaccacacccccttcactgagactgatagACACAGAaaccacacccccttcactgagactgacagaaactagaccacacccccttcactgagactgacagacacagaggccacacacccttcactgagactgacagacactagaccacacccctttcactgagactgacagacactagaccacacccccttcactgagactgaaagacacagagaccacacccctttcactgagactgacagacactagACCACAtccccttcactgagactgatagACACTagaccacacccccttcactgagactgacagacacagaggccacacccctttcactgagactgacagacactagaccacacacccttcactgagactgatagacacagagaccacacccccttcacagAGCgcgacagacacagaggccacacccctttcactgagactgacagacactagaccacacccccttcactgagactgatagacacagagaccacacccccttcactgagactgacagacacagaggccacacccctttcactgagactgacagacactagaccacacacccttcacagagcccgacagacacagaggccacacccctttcactgagactgacagacacagagaacacacCCCCTTcaatgagactgacagacacagaggccacacccctttcactGAATCTTGCAGACACAGAGATGTTGTTTTAAtgtagaaacaaagaaagaaccaaacacagaaagaaaagcTGAAAATTGTCAGAAACTATTCTTTATGGTTCATGGGTTAAATCGTCAGGAGGAGATGAGAGTTCCTGTGAGATAACCGATTCAGATAATCACACATTTCTGTCCTTCAGGTCAAATCATCCGTATGAAGTGGCCGAGGTCATCAGCTTGCCCATCGATCAGGGAAACCCTCCGTACCTGAAGTGGATCGGAGACATTGTGCCTGAATAAATGAGCGAAATCACAGCCAGgagcaactaaaaaaaaaatcctcacaaGATCCTGAGAAAAACATCGATCTGATTTATCTTAAATGGATAAACATCAAATTATTCAACATACTGTTCTGAAAACTTTGaggattcattttctgtaatttctgtattttttcttaactgaaaaaaaaacaccttaatTTGCATAATGAAAATTAACACCGATTTATGATCgatgttattattatgttaatacTCCACACAAATCTGCATCCAAAGCTTAAAACCACAATAAACATACATGAAATCCATCACGAGCAACGTTCACTTAATTGCCCAAGAAAGTTAATtacaatttaaatctaaattataATTAGAACAGGATATAACAGGAAACACAAAatgatactaaaaaaaaaaactgtgcttGAAGTGCTTGAAGCAGTTGTTAGTATAAAAAGAGATTGATATCTATCTTCAAATATCTgactatgcaaaaaaaaataaatttttggcatctgctgtaataaaaaaaaaaaaaagaacatttacatttacagcatttggcagatgtagtgttaatttcgtcagacgagacgaaatatgttcgtcaacaaccttttttctcatgactaagacgagacgatgacaagactgcaccgctgtccaaaaacattttcgtctacaattgtctctgctttttcatcagctgttacgcctttaaaatattcacaacgagttcgcggcttcgcgctgtttagtgtgtgcgtagaaacaattcgtccacacgccgctcaaaaataaactcctgagcgcaagtccactcctggtctaggctttttttgtgttaaattatatttcctgtcactgcgcaggctcttttattgtacatgacagcttatgtcccgatgaccggtctttacATTACGATTAAAATCAGCATCAATAAAGtcaaaaatgtgatgtgcggtcaagttcaagtgaaacatatgtgaaccactttttttactgaaatgtttatcagtaataatctcagtaataatgtgttattttaaaaaaagactacaattttttgactaaaactagactaaaatgacgagacttttagtcgactaaaacttgactaacaaaaaaagatatgtgaatgactaaatatgactaaaactaacaaggacatttggcacaagactaagactaagactaaattaaatataggtgacgaaattaacactaggcagatgcccttatccagagcgacgtacataagtgcttaaatctctatcactggatacattaatgcCGGTTCACTAAGTTAcgtacttaagataccatgagtttaaaacattgttcaatgaaaaagtgtcaaagttttttttttttttttttttttttttttttaataaatgcaaaagataaggaaagaagtgctagttgaagtgtttcctgaataagttggtcttcaaccgccgtttgaaaatagccagtgactcagctgtccggacttctaggggaagttcgttccaccaccttggtgccagaacaaaaaagagtcttgtagtgtacttgcctcttaccctgagagatggtggaaccagtcgagcagtggtGGTAGATCGGaaggtgcggggtgcagtgtgaggagtgatgagggcttttaggtaagagggagctggtccatttttagctttgtaggccagcatcagtgttttgaatctgatgcctgcagctaccggaagccagtggagggatcgcagcagcggggtgctTCATGTGTGTAGCTGTTACtgttaacctttaaaaaaaaaccattaacAGCAATATTCATCTTGCAGCATTGAACTTTTCatgaaaacaataaagaacaatacattttatttatttatttatttatttccttttatactTACATGTAAGTTTGTGGTATATCTGTGATTCCAgtaagttcctgttatcacttttgTTATAGCAGCTACGTAACCTAATCCTTCTTCCTTCACCGTTCTACAGATACAAAAATCCTTGACACCggtactggagactccttccagaaaggTTCATCAGAGCACATGTTATACTTCATCATCTTTTAAGATAGGGaccgtaaaaaaaaacaaaacattagatTATGCGTTATGTTAGATTATGTGGAGTGTCCCTGTGTCCACAAGTCCCTGTGATTGtggtgttactatagaaacgagaaCATACTAAACCAAAGGCattgatatatttatacatgttgATTGAATAGGCTCCAGTTCCTCCATGACCCTGATCAGGATgacacaaatctcataactctaAAGCTAAATCGATAAAAATAGATCCATtcctaattttttattattttttttaatcaaatgagTTCTTGTTGCCCAAACAGGAATAAGGTactgtaacatttattatttgaatattttacagCCTCGGATGCAGCTTTAATAGCTCCAGGCTCTGCTGCAgatgttttatatttgtgtaaagGGATCCGTTTGCTGAactgttttacattttcatttcatacgCTGCCACTAGAGTGAGTCATTCACTCGAACTGGCTTCTATGGCTGATCAGGCATAACGCACACGACAGAACATCTTAGTTCTAgttctaatattttatacagaaatgctttcgtttggaaaaaaaattgtgtaaaattgtgAAATTTGTAGATTAGGAACGAGTTGATGTCAAAAACGGCATTTAAACGGTAACACATCTGGCCAAATAAAGAGAAGGTCAGAATTAGTGAACTCACCAtcagatattttaaaatgtagggTCTAGTTTTACTTCACTTCTGCACACAAAGCTTACTGAGATatgtatggtatggtatggtatggtattatatatagtatgtgtaggtgaaattatcgatttatttattttggtttttctTTTGTGAGAATCTTAACCAAAGTTCTACAATTTACAATAtagtaaaatttaaaaaaaaaaattcaggaacATTACTGACATATTGCCAGCTGGTGTCTGATAACAAACTTAAATTATTTACTTTCAACGTTTTTTTGCTTTCCAATAACTTTATCAGATACCCCATGTTCATGTTGGGGGTGTTGAACATGGGGTATCTGATCAAGTTGTTGGAAAGCAACAAAACATAGCAAAATGAACATTAGCCTAAATAATTTAagtttccgccattaaatttgaaccgattttttctctttatctccaTTTGTCATGAAgttgttttcaaaaatataaCTTT
This window harbors:
- the LOC132844904 gene encoding protein CutA homolog isoform X1, with the translated sequence MQLGLPPAETLQGRLLKAFCVTVVLGVLMLPLLRTVGLRAFSMATEAYSSGTHSAAFVTCPNDTVAKDLARGIVEKKLAACVNIVPKITSVYEWQGKIEEDSEVLLMIKTRTTKISALAEYVRSNHPYEVAEVISLPIDQGNPPYLKWIGDIVPE
- the LOC132844904 gene encoding protein CutA homolog isoform X2; this encodes MLPLLRTVGLRAFSMATEAYSSGTHSAAFVTCPNDTVAKDLARGIVEKKLAACVNIVPKITSVYEWQGKIEEDSEVLLMIKTRTTKISALAEYVRSNHPYEVAEVISLPIDQGNPPYLKWIGDIVPE